A single region of the Streptomyces sp. NBC_01262 genome encodes:
- a CDS encoding carboxymuconolactone decarboxylase family protein: MSRLPLLGPDELNAEQRALYEAITGGPRSTGPQLFALTDPGGRLNGPFNAMLFSPRLGQALQALGSAIRYATELPPRVGEMAVLVVATAWDCDFERYAHEPLARAAGLTEPEIRALREGADPRFPDPAERAAWSAARTLAAPAAPGVLDESWYAAARDALGERTLFDLSTLVGYYATLALQLRLFGVGLPAARHVGGLG, translated from the coding sequence ATGAGCCGCCTGCCCCTCCTCGGCCCCGACGAGCTGAACGCCGAACAACGGGCCCTCTACGAGGCGATCACCGGCGGCCCCCGCTCCACCGGCCCCCAGCTCTTCGCCCTCACCGACCCCGGCGGCCGTCTCAACGGCCCCTTCAACGCGATGCTGTTCAGCCCCCGGCTCGGCCAGGCCCTGCAGGCCCTCGGCTCGGCGATCCGCTACGCCACCGAACTGCCGCCCCGCGTCGGCGAGATGGCCGTCCTGGTCGTCGCCACCGCCTGGGACTGCGACTTCGAGCGCTACGCCCACGAACCCCTCGCCCGCGCCGCCGGCCTCACCGAGCCCGAGATCCGGGCGCTGCGCGAAGGCGCCGATCCCCGCTTCCCCGACCCCGCCGAACGCGCCGCCTGGTCCGCCGCCCGCACCCTGGCCGCTCCCGCCGCCCCCGGCGTCCTCGACGAATCCTGGTACGCCGCCGCCCGAGACGCCCTCGGCGAGCGCACCCTCTTCGACCTCTCCACCCTGGTCGGCTACTACGCCACGCTCGCGCTCCAACTCCGCCTGTTCGGCGTCGGGCTGCCCGCGGCAAGGCATGTCGGTGGTCTGGGCTAA
- a CDS encoding serine/threonine-protein kinase: MRINHLELPGYEVLEVLGQGGFATVYRARQLAVGREVALKIDSRTLSSDRDRQRFMREVTAAGQLSGHPHVVAVYDAGVLPDGRPYMVLELCPGGSLSDRLHKDGPLPANEARDIGVRIADALAAAHAAGVLHRDIKPGNIMIDQYGAVALADFGLAAMPRPGHELSVTREALTPAYAPPEAFRMAEPTPAGDVYSLGATVYALLQGRPPHFPEEGSLSIAEIITRHDQPIPDLPGVSPALTEVLRHSMAPDPARRLPGAAALRDALAALAGTETVPIVPGRSVPAVRQARRRPRLAVPAVVMATVVVGAGGVLGYQQWVPDGTPSASPSSSSSTSTDSKATATASAGAFPGVATTTDNCPAASVAGLHAACTTTAECWGGMVVITGNVTITRSDCLATHVWETFAIAPLPSDGMTVNQQELEKHPDILRLCSREVMAKTRRGGAALAVDPADWTVDVLPPTPTQYAEGLRVFRCVATVTGKESAAAYFRPRS; encoded by the coding sequence ATGCGGATCAACCACCTGGAACTGCCCGGCTACGAGGTCCTCGAAGTCCTCGGCCAGGGAGGCTTCGCCACCGTCTACCGCGCGCGCCAGCTCGCCGTGGGCCGGGAGGTCGCGCTCAAGATCGACAGCAGGACGCTGTCCTCGGACCGCGACCGGCAGCGTTTCATGCGCGAGGTCACCGCCGCAGGGCAGTTGTCCGGCCATCCGCACGTGGTCGCGGTGTACGACGCCGGGGTGCTCCCCGACGGCCGCCCGTACATGGTGCTGGAGCTGTGCCCAGGCGGCTCCCTCAGCGACCGGCTGCACAAGGACGGGCCGCTCCCGGCGAACGAGGCGCGCGACATCGGCGTGCGCATCGCCGACGCGCTGGCCGCAGCGCACGCGGCAGGCGTGCTGCACCGCGACATCAAGCCCGGCAACATCATGATCGACCAGTACGGAGCCGTCGCCCTCGCCGACTTCGGGCTGGCCGCGATGCCCCGCCCCGGACACGAACTGTCGGTGACCCGGGAGGCGCTGACCCCCGCCTACGCCCCGCCCGAGGCCTTCCGGATGGCCGAGCCCACCCCGGCCGGGGACGTCTACTCGCTCGGCGCGACCGTCTACGCCCTGTTGCAGGGCCGCCCGCCGCACTTCCCCGAAGAGGGCAGCCTCAGCATCGCGGAGATCATCACCCGCCACGACCAGCCCATACCCGACCTGCCCGGTGTGAGCCCCGCCCTCACCGAGGTCCTGCGGCACTCCATGGCCCCCGACCCCGCCCGCCGGCTCCCCGGCGCCGCCGCGCTGCGCGACGCCCTCGCGGCCCTCGCGGGCACCGAAACCGTGCCCATTGTGCCGGGCCGCTCTGTCCCCGCCGTCCGCCAGGCCCGGCGGCGTCCCCGGCTGGCCGTCCCGGCGGTCGTCATGGCCACCGTCGTCGTCGGCGCGGGCGGGGTGCTGGGCTACCAGCAGTGGGTGCCGGACGGCACGCCCTCCGCGTCCCCGTCCTCGTCCTCTTCCACCTCCACGGATTCGAAGGCGACCGCCACGGCATCGGCCGGTGCCTTCCCCGGGGTCGCGACGACCACCGACAACTGCCCGGCGGCATCCGTCGCCGGCCTGCACGCCGCCTGCACCACGACCGCCGAGTGCTGGGGCGGCATGGTCGTCATCACCGGAAACGTCACCATCACCCGCTCGGACTGCCTGGCCACGCACGTGTGGGAGACCTTCGCCATCGCTCCGCTCCCCTCGGACGGGATGACCGTCAACCAACAGGAGCTGGAGAAGCATCCCGACATCCTCAGGCTCTGCTCGCGTGAGGTCATGGCGAAGACCAGACGCGGCGGCGCGGCACTGGCCGTCGACCCGGCCGACTGGACCGTCGACGTGCTCCCGCCGACCCCCACCCAGTACGCCGAGGGGCTGCGCGTGTTCCGCTGCGTCGCCACGGTCACCGGAAAGGAGTCGGCCGCCGCCTACTTCCGGCCCCGGTCCTGA
- a CDS encoding ABC transporter ATP-binding protein, with the protein MTGPAGPTGPTGPTGPTGLDAHLIVERGDTFRLDVRLTVAPGEVVALLGPNGAGKTTALRALAGLTPLTGGHLVLDGLSLDGTPPENRPVGVVFQDYLLFPHLSALDNIAFGPRCHGVPKDRARAEAAGWLKRMGLDGHAAAKPRKLSGGQAQRVALARALATHPRLLLLDEPLAALDARTRLDVRAQLRRHLADFEAVAVLVTHDPLDAMVLADRLVVIEDGRTVQEGAPADIARHPRTDYIAQLVGLNLYRGEAVGHTVRIAGGGPEITAADALTGPAFAAFPPSAVTLHRDRPTGSSARNLWSAEVAGLESHGDQIRVSLSGELPLAADLTTAATAELGLHPGAPVWATVKAAQVRAYPA; encoded by the coding sequence ATGACGGGCCCGGCAGGGCCGACGGGGCCGACGGGGCCGACGGGGCCGACGGGCCTGGACGCACACCTGATCGTCGAGCGCGGCGACACCTTCCGGCTCGACGTACGCCTCACCGTCGCCCCCGGCGAGGTCGTCGCCCTGCTCGGCCCCAACGGCGCCGGCAAGACCACCGCGCTGCGCGCGCTGGCCGGGCTCACCCCGCTCACCGGCGGCCATCTGGTGCTGGACGGCCTCTCGCTGGACGGCACACCGCCCGAGAACCGGCCGGTCGGTGTCGTCTTCCAGGACTATCTGCTGTTCCCGCACCTCAGCGCGCTGGACAACATCGCCTTCGGGCCGCGCTGCCACGGCGTGCCCAAGGACCGGGCCCGCGCCGAGGCCGCCGGCTGGCTCAAGCGCATGGGGCTGGACGGCCACGCCGCCGCCAAGCCGCGCAAGCTGTCCGGCGGCCAGGCCCAGCGTGTCGCGCTGGCCCGGGCCCTGGCCACGCACCCCCGGCTGCTCCTCCTGGACGAGCCGCTGGCCGCCCTGGACGCCCGCACCCGGCTCGACGTACGCGCCCAGTTGCGGCGCCACCTCGCCGACTTCGAGGCCGTGGCGGTCCTGGTCACCCATGACCCGCTGGACGCCATGGTGCTCGCCGACCGGCTCGTCGTCATCGAGGACGGCCGCACGGTCCAGGAGGGCGCCCCGGCCGACATCGCCCGCCACCCGCGTACGGACTACATCGCCCAGCTGGTCGGCCTCAACCTCTACCGGGGCGAGGCCGTCGGCCACACCGTCCGGATCGCCGGGGGCGGTCCGGAGATCACGGCCGCCGACGCCCTGACCGGCCCCGCCTTCGCCGCCTTCCCGCCCAGCGCCGTCACCCTCCACCGCGACCGCCCCACCGGCTCCAGCGCCCGCAACCTGTGGTCGGCCGAGGTCGCCGGGCTGGAGTCCCACGGCGACCAGATCCGGGTCTCCCTCAGCGGCGAACTCCCCCTCGCCGCCGACCTCACCACCGCCGCCACCGCCGAGCTCGGCCTCCATCCCGGCGCCCCGGTCTGGGCCACCGTCAAGGCCGCCCAGGTCCGCGCCTACCCCGCCTGA
- a CDS encoding diacylglycerol/lipid kinase family protein — protein MGGVPATPTHAHAAQRWSARLALAAAVAAVLLLPLSAGLFGSLALIAVGLVGIAVTMAAVWWVLTRRGAARVLAVVLAVVAPLAVLALYAVANLLWEVLLVVALWGVAVWAGRAALRGTRSRSGRSAEPSAARPAHAFFIMNPRSGGGKVERFALREKAEALGARVVLLDPEHPQDVAELARAAVDDGADLLGVAAGDGTQALVAGVAAERDIPFLVVSAGTRNHFAMDLGLDRDDPSACLDALTDGVELRVDLGFVSGPATDRPFVNNASFGAYAAVVQSPAYRDDKVRTTLELLPDLLTHRRGPRLIASAAGTTVDEPQAVLVSNNPYRTGDPAGLGLREGLDSGVLGVVAVKVENAAEAAGLLRGPQAAGLTVLSASEVVVGADADEIEVGVDGEALVLPTPVRCRIQPGALRVRVPRHRPGVPPVEPRMDWHRLRELTAEVGHIAVSGPGRIRRGRRGPGRP, from the coding sequence ATGGGCGGCGTTCCCGCGACACCCACGCACGCGCATGCGGCGCAGCGCTGGTCGGCACGGCTGGCGCTGGCCGCCGCGGTGGCGGCCGTGCTGCTGTTGCCGCTCTCGGCCGGGCTGTTCGGGAGCCTCGCGCTGATCGCGGTCGGGCTGGTCGGCATAGCGGTGACGATGGCGGCCGTGTGGTGGGTGCTGACCCGGCGCGGTGCGGCGAGGGTGCTCGCGGTCGTCCTGGCCGTCGTGGCGCCGCTCGCGGTGCTGGCGCTGTACGCGGTGGCGAATCTGCTGTGGGAGGTGCTCCTGGTCGTCGCGCTGTGGGGTGTGGCGGTGTGGGCGGGCAGGGCCGCGCTGCGCGGGACGCGTTCGCGTTCCGGGCGCAGTGCGGAGCCGTCGGCCGCGCGGCCCGCGCATGCGTTCTTCATCATGAATCCCCGCTCGGGCGGCGGGAAGGTGGAGCGGTTCGCGCTGAGGGAGAAGGCCGAAGCGCTCGGTGCGCGTGTCGTGCTGCTCGATCCGGAACACCCGCAGGACGTCGCCGAGCTCGCCCGTGCGGCGGTCGACGACGGCGCCGACCTGCTCGGCGTGGCCGCCGGGGACGGCACCCAGGCGCTGGTGGCCGGGGTGGCCGCCGAGCGGGACATCCCGTTCCTGGTCGTCTCGGCCGGTACCCGCAACCACTTCGCCATGGACCTGGGCCTGGACCGTGACGATCCGTCGGCCTGCCTGGACGCCCTCACCGACGGCGTGGAACTCCGCGTCGACCTGGGCTTCGTCTCGGGCCCCGCCACCGACCGGCCGTTCGTCAACAACGCCTCCTTCGGCGCCTACGCCGCCGTCGTGCAGAGCCCGGCCTACCGCGACGACAAGGTCCGTACGACCCTCGAACTCCTCCCCGACCTCCTCACCCACCGGCGCGGCCCCCGCCTCATCGCCTCGGCCGCGGGCACCACCGTGGACGAGCCCCAGGCCGTGCTCGTCAGCAACAACCCCTACCGCACCGGCGACCCGGCCGGTCTGGGCCTGCGCGAAGGCCTCGACTCCGGCGTTCTCGGCGTCGTCGCCGTCAAGGTGGAGAACGCCGCCGAGGCCGCAGGGCTGCTCCGGGGCCCGCAGGCCGCCGGGCTCACCGTCCTCAGCGCATCCGAGGTGGTCGTCGGCGCCGACGCGGACGAGATCGAGGTGGGTGTCGACGGCGAGGCCCTCGTCCTGCCGACGCCCGTACGCTGCCGGATCCAGCCGGGCGCCCTGCGCGTACGGGTCCCCCGGCACCGCCCCGGCGTGCCGCCCGTGGAGCCCCGCATGGACTGGCACCGGCTGCGGGAGCTGACGGCGGAGGTGGGGCACATCGCGGTTTCAGGCCCTGGGCGGATCAGGCGGGGTAGGCGCGGACCTGGGCGGCCTTGA
- a CDS encoding CHAT domain-containing protein translates to MNEETAPHLPVILDVQRAPFRDAEPDVTRPGVAVVLATGSGELILHEPGHRRSLWAGRKVRLRYEVDVREHQLTFRLLVPSTDDLAAFRVTVEVRLRVDDPVLLVRRGIRDAADAVALPLRYYVSGVTREFAIEQSGEAERALHDWFGSQAHSGDLDEGVGLTVRATGFVVRLSEEAEQELRPRWGGLEPTRYTDVRFPPVSVGRTPTGIGFPLDDKFGSVHGGGSQGFPASGVPSSEVPQPWRLVAELVDQTSPGQILPLHVQLAPGADGAGVPLRAFLVAPGGTRLTVTIHAPGLASLGPLQQEVTLTPGRNSDVLLFRLKAGSPGLHTVTVRAFRDGTYLGEVRCQVSVEPGSATRDGQPRVAVLSSLDANDGEITLQVLKGDSPGTYSFQLLGSTSYAPELIRMRAGDPSGPTERIYQELRAMASRSQAGGTADAARARDRLRSLGVQLWAAAVPEEVRRQFWAEAGRVGAVTILGEHDAVPWELMYPLDGSQEGDGFLAEWLPIVRQAYGQERVPELSLDRATFVVPPRSPAEAAQEVAALRARLGAAVLDGGVLSHGTALTSLINDGLSGLLHFACHNAFGGAGSKVEMDDGPFDPLDLAYASQARALGRTQPLVFFNACRSAGEIDWFSQHLGWAQQFLQAGAGAFVGTLWAVRSDSALEFADAFYGDLVGAGEPLGRASLRARQAIRDRDGDPTWLAYAVYGSPGTRVTTTTTTVVGQGDFA, encoded by the coding sequence GTGAACGAGGAGACCGCCCCACATCTGCCGGTGATCCTGGACGTCCAGCGGGCGCCGTTCCGCGATGCGGAGCCGGACGTGACGCGCCCCGGGGTCGCGGTGGTGCTCGCCACCGGGAGCGGCGAGCTGATCCTGCATGAGCCCGGACACCGGCGGTCGTTATGGGCCGGCCGGAAGGTGCGCCTCCGGTACGAGGTGGATGTGCGGGAACACCAGCTGACCTTTCGCCTGCTGGTGCCTTCCACGGACGACCTGGCGGCGTTCCGGGTCACCGTGGAGGTCCGGCTGCGCGTGGACGATCCCGTCCTGCTGGTGCGTCGCGGTATCCGGGACGCGGCGGACGCGGTGGCGTTGCCGTTGCGCTACTACGTCAGCGGGGTCACCCGCGAATTCGCCATCGAGCAGAGCGGCGAGGCCGAACGGGCGCTGCACGACTGGTTCGGCTCTCAGGCGCACAGCGGCGACCTGGATGAGGGCGTGGGCCTCACGGTCCGGGCCACCGGGTTCGTGGTCCGGCTGTCCGAGGAGGCGGAGCAGGAGCTGCGCCCTCGCTGGGGCGGCCTTGAGCCCACGAGGTACACCGATGTCCGGTTCCCGCCGGTGTCCGTGGGGCGGACACCGACGGGCATCGGATTTCCGCTGGACGACAAATTCGGCTCCGTGCACGGTGGGGGGTCCCAGGGCTTCCCCGCCTCCGGGGTCCCCTCCTCCGAAGTCCCCCAGCCGTGGCGCCTCGTGGCGGAGCTGGTCGACCAGACCTCCCCGGGCCAGATCCTCCCGCTGCACGTACAACTCGCCCCCGGGGCCGACGGAGCGGGAGTGCCGCTGCGGGCATTCCTGGTGGCGCCGGGCGGCACGCGGCTGACCGTCACGATCCACGCCCCCGGGCTGGCGAGCCTCGGACCCTTGCAGCAGGAAGTGACGCTCACGCCCGGCCGCAACTCCGACGTGCTGCTGTTCCGCCTCAAGGCCGGGTCACCCGGGCTGCACACGGTGACCGTACGTGCCTTCCGGGACGGCACCTACCTGGGCGAGGTCCGCTGCCAGGTGTCCGTGGAGCCGGGCAGCGCGACCAGGGACGGGCAGCCGAGAGTGGCGGTGCTGTCGAGCCTGGACGCGAACGACGGTGAGATCACCCTGCAGGTGCTGAAGGGCGACAGCCCGGGCACGTACAGCTTCCAGCTGCTCGGATCGACGTCGTACGCGCCCGAGTTGATCCGGATGCGGGCAGGGGACCCGAGCGGTCCGACGGAGCGCATCTACCAGGAGCTGCGTGCGATGGCGTCGAGGTCGCAGGCGGGCGGGACGGCCGACGCGGCGCGGGCGCGGGACCGGCTGCGCAGTCTGGGCGTGCAGTTGTGGGCGGCGGCGGTGCCGGAGGAGGTGCGGCGGCAGTTCTGGGCGGAGGCGGGGAGGGTCGGGGCGGTGACGATCCTGGGCGAGCATGACGCCGTGCCGTGGGAGCTGATGTATCCGCTGGACGGCTCGCAGGAGGGTGACGGCTTCCTCGCCGAGTGGCTGCCGATCGTGCGGCAGGCGTACGGCCAGGAGCGGGTGCCGGAACTGTCGCTGGACCGGGCCACGTTCGTCGTGCCGCCCCGGTCCCCGGCGGAGGCGGCGCAGGAGGTGGCGGCGCTGCGGGCCCGGCTGGGGGCGGCGGTCCTGGACGGGGGAGTGCTGAGCCACGGCACGGCGCTGACCTCGCTGATCAACGACGGCCTCAGCGGACTGCTGCACTTCGCCTGCCACAACGCCTTCGGCGGCGCCGGATCCAAGGTCGAGATGGACGACGGTCCCTTCGATCCGCTCGACCTCGCGTACGCCTCCCAGGCCCGCGCCCTGGGCCGCACGCAGCCCCTCGTCTTCTTCAACGCCTGCCGCAGCGCGGGCGAGATCGACTGGTTCTCCCAGCACCTCGGCTGGGCCCAGCAGTTCCTGCAGGCCGGGGCGGGGGCGTTCGTCGGCACGCTGTGGGCGGTGCGGTCGGACTCGGCGCTGGAATTCGCCGACGCCTTCTACGGGGACCTCGTCGGCGCCGGCGAACCGCTCGGCCGGGCGTCGCTGCGGGCCCGCCAGGCGATCCGTGACCGCGACGGGGACCCGACCTGGCTCGCGTACGCCGTCTACGGCAGCCCGGGAACCCGCGTCACGACCACGACCACCACCGTTGTCGGCCAGGGGGACTTCGCGTGA
- a CDS encoding DUF2461 domain-containing protein produces the protein MTFRGWPAEALEFYEGLRADNSKLFWTAHKDVYDAQVHAPMEELLAELEDEFGTGKIFRPYRDVRFSADKSPYKTAIGATLSGGGYLQLSADGLAAGRGYYGMAPDQLRRYRETVAEEAGAAELEALVAQVVKHGIEVRSRERLKGAPRGWPKDHPRLELLRNKDLFAWRQWPVGPWLGTAAAKRRVVEFLRATGPLNEWLDRNVGPSEQPGTRR, from the coding sequence GTGACCTTCCGAGGCTGGCCCGCCGAGGCGCTGGAGTTCTACGAGGGACTCCGGGCCGACAACTCCAAGCTCTTCTGGACCGCGCACAAGGACGTGTACGACGCCCAGGTGCACGCCCCGATGGAGGAGCTGCTCGCCGAGCTGGAGGACGAGTTCGGTACGGGGAAGATCTTCCGCCCCTACCGCGACGTCCGCTTCAGCGCCGACAAGTCCCCGTACAAGACCGCCATCGGCGCCACGCTGAGCGGCGGAGGCTACCTCCAGCTGTCGGCGGACGGGCTGGCCGCCGGCCGCGGTTACTACGGGATGGCCCCCGACCAGCTGCGCCGCTATCGCGAAACGGTGGCCGAGGAGGCGGGCGCGGCCGAGCTGGAGGCCCTCGTCGCCCAGGTCGTCAAGCACGGCATCGAGGTCCGCTCCCGGGAGCGGCTGAAGGGCGCGCCGCGCGGCTGGCCCAAGGACCATCCCCGGCTGGAACTGCTGCGCAACAAGGATCTGTTCGCCTGGCGGCAGTGGCCCGTCGGGCCATGGCTGGGCACCGCCGCCGCCAAGCGGCGCGTGGTGGAGTTCCTGCGCGCCACCGGTCCGCTCAACGAGTGGCTGGACCGGAACGTCGGACCCTCGGAGCAGCCCGGCACACGGCGCTGA
- a CDS encoding putative protein N(5)-glutamine methyltransferase gives MSLSLATSLSSFTTIVTSLRASGCVFAEDEARLILSTARTPAEVTAMVDRRVAGLPLEHVLGWAEFCDLRIAVDPGVFVPRRRSEFLARQALALAAPRAVVVDLCCGSGALGAVLAASYGQLELHAADIDPAAVRCARRNLGSAGGHVHEGDLYEPLPAALRGRVGLLIANVPYVPSDEVALLPAEARVHEARVALDGGTDGLDVLRRVTAQAPRWLAPGGHLLFETSERQIPQAVATVVRDGLVPRVATCDDLEATVVIATSPN, from the coding sequence GTGTCGCTTTCTCTCGCAACGTCCCTCAGCTCGTTCACCACCATCGTCACCAGCCTCCGGGCCTCCGGCTGCGTCTTCGCCGAGGACGAGGCGCGGCTGATCCTCTCCACCGCCCGCACGCCCGCCGAGGTCACCGCCATGGTGGACCGGCGAGTCGCCGGTCTTCCCCTCGAACACGTCCTCGGCTGGGCCGAGTTCTGCGATCTGCGGATCGCCGTCGACCCCGGCGTCTTCGTACCCCGCCGCCGCTCCGAGTTCCTCGCCCGCCAGGCCCTCGCCCTCGCCGCGCCACGAGCCGTCGTCGTCGACCTGTGCTGCGGCTCCGGCGCGCTGGGCGCGGTACTGGCCGCGTCCTACGGCCAACTGGAGCTGCACGCCGCCGACATCGACCCCGCCGCCGTACGCTGCGCCCGCCGCAACCTCGGCTCCGCCGGCGGCCACGTCCACGAGGGCGACCTCTACGAACCGCTGCCCGCCGCCCTGCGCGGCCGCGTCGGCCTCCTCATCGCCAATGTGCCCTACGTACCCTCCGACGAGGTCGCCCTGCTGCCCGCCGAGGCCCGCGTCCACGAGGCGCGCGTCGCGCTCGACGGCGGTACGGACGGGCTCGACGTCCTGCGCCGGGTGACCGCCCAGGCGCCGCGATGGCTGGCGCCGGGCGGCCACCTGCTGTTCGAGACCAGCGAGCGCCAGATCCCGCAGGCCGTCGCGACCGTCGTCCGCGACGGACTGGTCCCACGGGTGGCGACCTGCGACGACCTGGAGGCGACGGTCGTCATCGCGACGAGTCCGAACTGA
- a CDS encoding ABC transporter permease: protein MTEPVLVAGRKQPRQRRRSPVPLPLLLPALLGIAFLVLPLAGLLIRTPWSELPHQLTSPGIWQALRLSLIAATCATAVSLVLGVPLAWLLARTEFPGRGLVRALVTLPLVLPPVVGGVALLLALGRNGIVGRWLDEAFGVTLPFTTAGVVVAEAFVAMPFLVISVEGTLRAADPRYEEAAMTLGASRFTAFRRVTLPLIAPGIAAGSVLAWARALGEFGATITFAGNFPGRTQTMPLAVYLALQSDPAAAIALSLVLLLVSIAVLAGLRDRWMTAP, encoded by the coding sequence GTGACGGAACCCGTCCTCGTAGCGGGCCGCAAGCAGCCCCGGCAGCGCCGCCGTTCCCCGGTGCCGCTACCGCTGCTGCTGCCGGCCCTGCTCGGGATCGCCTTCCTGGTGCTGCCGTTGGCCGGGCTCCTGATCCGTACGCCCTGGAGCGAGCTGCCGCACCAGCTCACCAGCCCCGGCATCTGGCAGGCGCTGCGGCTGTCGCTGATCGCCGCGACCTGCGCCACCGCCGTCTCCCTGGTGCTGGGCGTGCCGCTGGCCTGGCTGCTGGCGCGCACCGAGTTCCCCGGGCGCGGTCTCGTACGCGCGCTGGTCACGCTGCCGCTGGTGCTGCCGCCCGTGGTGGGCGGCGTGGCGCTGCTGCTGGCGCTCGGCCGCAACGGCATCGTCGGGCGGTGGCTGGACGAGGCGTTCGGGGTGACGCTGCCGTTCACCACGGCGGGGGTCGTCGTGGCGGAGGCCTTCGTGGCGATGCCGTTCCTGGTGATCAGCGTCGAGGGCACCCTGCGGGCCGCCGACCCGCGCTACGAGGAGGCCGCCATGACGCTGGGGGCCTCGCGCTTCACGGCCTTCCGCCGGGTGACGCTGCCGCTGATCGCACCGGGCATCGCGGCCGGGTCGGTGCTGGCCTGGGCGCGGGCGCTGGGCGAGTTCGGGGCGACCATCACCTTCGCGGGCAACTTCCCGGGGCGTACGCAGACCATGCCGCTGGCGGTGTACCTGGCGCTGCAGAGCGACCCGGCCGCCGCGATCGCGCTGAGCCTGGTGCTGCTGCTGGTGTCCATCGCGGTGCTGGCCGGGCTGCGCGACCGCTGGATGACCGCGCCATGA
- a CDS encoding SDR family NAD(P)-dependent oxidoreductase, with protein sequence MTQDVPDPGHGRLAGRIAVISGAGSVGPGWGNGRATAVIFAREGATVFLTDRDEEALKVTAELIREEGGTAHTHLLDVTEPAAVQAFFEETQRQAGRIDILVNNVGGSRAGGAVELSLEDWESQLRTNLTSAFLACKYAIPVMRRGGRGSIVNTASASGLRWTGAAQVGYAAAKAAVIQLSRVTAVEHAPHGIRVNTVVPGQLHTPMVEARLAGQRAGGDVDKLLAQRQARIPLGFMGDGRDTAYAALFLASDEARFVTGTEIVVDGGMTARCD encoded by the coding sequence GTGACCCAAGACGTGCCCGATCCGGGGCATGGCCGCCTGGCGGGCCGGATCGCCGTCATCAGCGGCGCCGGCAGCGTCGGCCCCGGCTGGGGCAACGGCCGTGCCACCGCCGTGATCTTCGCCCGCGAGGGCGCGACCGTGTTCCTGACGGACCGCGACGAAGAGGCGCTGAAGGTCACCGCCGAGCTGATCCGCGAGGAGGGCGGCACCGCCCACACGCACCTGCTGGACGTGACCGAACCAGCGGCCGTCCAGGCCTTCTTCGAGGAGACGCAGCGGCAGGCCGGGCGGATCGACATCCTGGTCAACAACGTGGGCGGCTCCCGGGCCGGCGGGGCGGTCGAACTGAGCCTTGAGGACTGGGAGAGCCAGCTCCGCACCAACCTCACCAGCGCCTTCCTGGCCTGCAAGTACGCGATCCCGGTCATGCGGCGCGGCGGCCGCGGCTCGATCGTCAACACCGCCTCCGCCTCCGGGCTGCGCTGGACCGGCGCGGCCCAGGTGGGCTACGCGGCGGCCAAGGCGGCCGTCATCCAGCTCTCCCGAGTGACCGCCGTGGAGCACGCCCCGCACGGCATCCGGGTCAACACCGTGGTCCCCGGGCAGCTGCACACCCCGATGGTCGAGGCCAGGCTCGCGGGCCAGCGGGCGGGCGGCGACGTGGACAAGCTGCTGGCGCAGCGTCAGGCGCGGATCCCGCTGGGGTTCATGGGGGACGGCCGCGACACCGCGTACGCCGCGCTGTTCCTGGCCTCGGACGAGGCGCGGTTCGTCACCGGCACCGAGATCGTGGTCGA
- the modA gene encoding molybdate ABC transporter substrate-binding protein yields the protein MTRTARRRTLKLTGTATAALLALSALSACSSSDSSSASSSPSASSSAKLSGTVTVFAAASLKESFTSLGKTFEAAYPGTKVTFNFGGSDTLAASITSGAPADVFASASAKTMAIVTDAKDAVGTPVTFVRNQLEIATLPGNPDKITSLKDLTKSGLKVVLCDKTVPCGAAAQKALTASNLKLTPVSYEQDVKSALTKVELKEADAAVVYKTDVKAAGGKVDGVEFPESANAINEYPIALLKDAPNATAAKAFIALVESAEGKKVLTAAGFLNP from the coding sequence ATGACCCGTACCGCGCGCCGCCGGACCCTGAAGCTGACCGGCACAGCCACTGCGGCTCTGCTGGCCCTCAGCGCTCTCAGCGCCTGCTCCTCCTCGGACAGCTCCTCCGCCTCCTCGTCGCCGTCGGCGTCCTCGTCGGCGAAGCTCTCCGGCACGGTGACGGTCTTCGCGGCCGCGTCCCTGAAGGAGAGCTTCACCAGCCTGGGCAAGACCTTCGAGGCCGCCTACCCGGGCACCAAGGTGACCTTCAACTTCGGCGGCAGCGACACCCTCGCGGCGAGCATCACCTCGGGCGCGCCGGCCGATGTCTTCGCCTCGGCCAGCGCCAAGACGATGGCGATCGTCACGGACGCCAAGGATGCCGTCGGCACCCCCGTCACCTTTGTGCGCAACCAGCTGGAGATCGCGACCCTGCCGGGCAACCCCGACAAGATCACCTCTCTGAAGGACCTCACCAAGTCCGGCCTGAAGGTCGTGCTGTGCGACAAGACGGTGCCGTGCGGCGCCGCCGCGCAGAAGGCCCTGACCGCCAGCAACCTGAAGCTCACCCCGGTCTCGTACGAGCAGGACGTCAAGAGCGCCCTGACGAAGGTCGAGCTGAAGGAGGCCGACGCCGCCGTGGTCTACAAGACCGATGTGAAGGCCGCGGGTGGCAAGGTGGACGGTGTGGAATTCCCCGAGTCGGCCAACGCCATCAACGAGTACCCGATCGCCCTGCTCAAGGACGCGCCGAACGCGACCGCGGCCAAGGCGTTCATCGCCCTGGTGGAGTCCGCCGAGGGCAAGAAGGTGCTGACGGCGGCGGGCTTCCTCAACCCGTGA